One stretch of Priestia megaterium DNA includes these proteins:
- a CDS encoding Ldh family oxidoreductase: MSANLAKATINYKDLIDVASKLFEGEGLSNADANIIAEDLVAANLRGLDSHGISRIPMYLERIRRKVVNPQPNITIKNITPAVSLVDGDDGMGFLAAHKAMDEAVRLAKQSGIGLVGVRRSTHYGMAALYVKQAIEAGYISLAYTNSSPAIPPWGGRSTFLGASPFAAGVPGGKEVPYVLDMAMTVIARGKIRLAATHGEPIPPGLALDSEGAPTTDAKKAFEGVCLPFGGAKGSALAMLMDLLAGVLTGANYAGEVKSLYFDHSEPQNVGHLFVAIRPDLFVPQEEFEDRMDNFVNKTKEVPLAQGFDEILIPGEPEERTAIQRLKNGIPLTSEVIQSLCEEGTRQGIDLSSIFDNAK; this comes from the coding sequence ATGAGTGCAAACTTGGCTAAAGCGACTATTAATTATAAGGACTTAATTGATGTTGCATCAAAACTATTTGAAGGAGAAGGATTGAGCAATGCTGATGCAAATATAATCGCTGAAGATCTTGTGGCAGCAAATTTACGTGGTTTAGATTCTCACGGAATTTCACGTATTCCTATGTACCTAGAGCGTATTAGACGTAAAGTTGTAAATCCACAACCGAATATTACTATTAAGAATATTACACCCGCAGTCTCTTTAGTTGATGGAGACGATGGGATGGGATTCCTTGCTGCGCATAAGGCAATGGATGAAGCAGTTAGGTTAGCAAAACAGAGTGGGATTGGTCTTGTTGGTGTTCGTCGAAGTACACATTATGGAATGGCAGCTCTTTATGTAAAGCAAGCAATTGAAGCAGGTTATATCTCACTTGCTTATACCAACTCTTCACCTGCCATTCCACCTTGGGGAGGAAGAAGTACTTTTCTTGGAGCTAGTCCATTTGCAGCTGGTGTTCCAGGTGGAAAGGAAGTACCATACGTGTTAGATATGGCTATGACTGTTATTGCACGTGGTAAGATTCGTCTTGCTGCTACTCATGGGGAGCCTATTCCACCTGGATTAGCACTTGATTCAGAAGGAGCACCAACGACGGATGCAAAGAAAGCATTTGAAGGTGTTTGTCTACCATTTGGTGGAGCTAAGGGTTCTGCTCTTGCCATGTTAATGGATTTACTTGCGGGAGTTCTTACAGGTGCAAATTATGCAGGAGAGGTAAAAAGCCTTTACTTTGATCATTCTGAACCACAAAATGTTGGTCATCTTTTCGTAGCGATCCGCCCAGATCTTTTTGTGCCACAAGAAGAATTTGAAGATAGAATGGATAATTTCGTTAATAAAACTAAAGAGGTACCATTAGCACAAGGATTTGATGAAATCTTAATTCCTGGTGAACCAGAGGAACGGACAGCTATCCAACGCTTGAAGAATGGTATCCCATTGACTTCCGAAGTAATTCAAAGTCTTTGTGAAGAGGGAACTCGACAAGGAATAGACCTCTCTTCCATTTTCGATAATGCTAAATAA
- a CDS encoding sugar phosphate isomerase/epimerase family protein has product MKLAYPFLTEETEKKLLGFKGNMEEVFPTLKDLGYIGIEPLIRNPRKINTLLFTKLVDKYNLEIAAIGTGPIVSDDQLTFTSNSANKRKAAIDRAKEVVEFASLFDCPINIGKLRGDIHKDQPEQSWLWLREGIEQVCEHADKYKVKVALEPQNRKVINNLNTTQEALTFIQKTNMANLKLMLDIYHMYIEDQSIEESLVAAKDYFIYIHIADHNRKAPGKGNLGFNKIFQVLKELNYGGFITPEILQELSSYEEAKSASNYLSTLNLEENII; this is encoded by the coding sequence ATGAAGTTGGCTTATCCGTTTTTAACCGAGGAAACCGAAAAAAAATTACTTGGCTTTAAAGGTAATATGGAAGAGGTTTTTCCGACTCTTAAGGATCTAGGATACATAGGTATAGAACCACTAATTCGTAATCCTAGAAAAATTAATACCTTATTATTTACTAAATTGGTTGATAAGTACAATTTGGAGATTGCTGCTATAGGAACAGGACCAATTGTGAGTGATGATCAACTTACTTTTACCTCAAACTCTGCAAATAAAAGGAAAGCAGCAATAGATAGAGCAAAAGAAGTTGTAGAATTTGCCTCTTTATTCGACTGTCCAATTAATATTGGGAAATTAAGAGGTGATATTCATAAAGATCAACCGGAACAATCATGGCTTTGGCTGCGTGAAGGCATTGAGCAAGTATGTGAACATGCTGACAAATATAAAGTTAAAGTGGCACTCGAACCTCAGAACAGAAAAGTCATAAATAATTTAAATACTACTCAAGAAGCACTAACATTTATTCAAAAAACAAACATGGCAAACCTTAAGCTTATGCTTGATATATACCATATGTATATCGAAGATCAGTCTATTGAAGAAAGCCTCGTAGCTGCTAAAGATTACTTTATTTATATTCATATAGCTGATCATAACCGAAAAGCTCCTGGAAAAGGTAACCTTGGCTTCAATAAGATATTTCAGGTCTTAAAAGAGTTGAATTATGGAGGGTTTATAACACCTGAAATTCTTCAAGAATTAAGTAGTTATGAAGAGGCAAAATCTGCGTCCAATTACTTATCAACACTTAATCTTGAAGAAAATATCATTTAA
- a CDS encoding CitMHS family transporter: MLAVLGYVMIVVFMFLIMTKRLSALIALMVVPAVFAIIGGFTKDLGEMALTGIEQLAPTGVMLMFAILYFGIMIDAGLFDPVVDKILKIVKGDPLKITIGTAVLVLIISLDGDGTTTYMITISAMLPLYKRLGMSPLILASIAVLGNAVMNITPWAGAMARVVSALHLEMSDVFVPLIPAMVGGAVWVIFTAYIFGARERKRLGVINLTDLHAEGTAYVEQAATVEQIEHKRPKLLWVNFGLTVLLMVGLVMGVMPLQVLFMIGFALAILINYPNMELQKERITAHAGNVLAVVSLVFAAGIFTGILSGTKMVDAMAKSLVSLIPDALGPHFPVITAIISLPFTFFMSNDAYYFGILPIIAEAASNYGVDSGEIARAALMGPGVHLLSPLVASTYLLVGMAKVDFGEFQKFTLPWAVGTSVIMILVSIAVGAFSL; encoded by the coding sequence ATGTTAGCAGTGCTAGGCTACGTAATGATTGTTGTATTTATGTTTTTAATTATGACAAAGCGCCTTTCGGCCTTAATTGCTCTAATGGTTGTACCAGCTGTGTTTGCTATAATTGGAGGATTCACAAAGGATTTAGGAGAAATGGCTTTAACAGGAATTGAACAACTTGCTCCTACCGGAGTAATGTTAATGTTTGCTATTTTGTATTTTGGTATTATGATTGATGCTGGTTTATTTGATCCTGTAGTTGATAAAATACTGAAAATTGTAAAAGGAGATCCTTTAAAGATTACCATTGGTACTGCTGTATTAGTTTTAATTATATCTTTAGATGGGGATGGAACAACTACGTACATGATCACAATTTCAGCCATGCTACCTCTCTACAAAAGGCTTGGAATGAGTCCTTTGATTCTAGCAAGTATAGCTGTGTTAGGTAATGCTGTAATGAATATTACACCTTGGGCAGGTGCAATGGCAAGGGTAGTAAGTGCTTTACATTTAGAAATGTCAGACGTATTTGTTCCACTAATCCCAGCAATGGTAGGTGGGGCTGTATGGGTTATATTTACAGCTTATATTTTTGGAGCGAGAGAACGTAAACGATTGGGAGTTATCAATTTAACAGATTTGCATGCAGAAGGGACAGCATATGTGGAACAAGCAGCTACTGTAGAACAAATAGAACATAAACGACCAAAACTATTGTGGGTGAATTTTGGTCTAACAGTTCTTCTAATGGTAGGGCTAGTTATGGGCGTAATGCCTTTGCAAGTTCTATTTATGATTGGATTTGCACTTGCTATCTTGATCAACTATCCCAATATGGAATTACAAAAAGAACGTATTACAGCTCATGCAGGAAATGTTTTAGCAGTAGTGTCATTAGTTTTTGCGGCCGGTATTTTTACGGGTATTTTATCAGGAACGAAAATGGTAGATGCAATGGCTAAAAGTTTAGTATCTCTAATACCAGATGCCCTAGGGCCGCATTTCCCTGTTATTACAGCTATCATTAGCTTACCCTTTACTTTCTTTATGTCTAATGATGCATATTACTTTGGAATTCTACCAATAATTGCCGAAGCTGCTAGTAATTATGGAGTGGATTCTGGGGAGATTGCTCGAGCTGCTCTTATGGGACCTGGCGTTCATCTATTAAGTCCACTCGTTGCCTCAACCTATCTATTAGTAGGGATGGCGAAAGTTGATTTCGGGGAATTCCAAAAATTCACTTTACCATGGGCTGTTGGAACATCGGTTATAATGATTCTTGTATCTATTGCAGTGGGAGCTTTTTCTTTATAA
- a CDS encoding WapI family immunity protein, which produces MNQITIRGKQGSIQIKSGDKYGFSNRKSHFGGYDIEGTVEIKSGNYYVLGELWFTTNDMNEFYQALNKCYNTLQGVATFINYETSLQIEFEFNNLGQVFIQGYYREKPYLENVLQFEIESDQSFILATLNELKAFLSQYGDVK; this is translated from the coding sequence ATGAATCAAATTACTATACGAGGTAAGCAGGGATCTATTCAAATTAAGTCAGGGGATAAATACGGTTTTTCAAATAGAAAAAGTCATTTCGGAGGTTATGATATTGAAGGCACAGTTGAAATAAAAAGTGGAAATTATTATGTGCTTGGAGAATTGTGGTTCACTACAAACGATATGAATGAATTTTATCAAGCTTTAAACAAATGCTATAACACCCTTCAAGGTGTAGCGACTTTTATAAACTATGAAACGTCTCTTCAAATTGAATTTGAATTTAATAATTTGGGTCAAGTCTTCATACAAGGTTACTATAGAGAAAAGCCTTATCTGGAAAACGTACTACAATTTGAGATAGAAAGTGATCAAAGCTTTATTTTAGCTACATTAAATGAATTAAAAGCATTTTTGAGCCAATATGGTGATGTTAAGTGA